The sequence acagaatattaaatgaaaaaacagtgggcgtggctggTTTTTTCTACAGggggctgaatggatgtagtaaagtaggcattttattcagaaagatcaggtaagGGGTTTTAGAAAAGTTATTACAACCTCCTGCTCACCAGttatgtttgttgtcaaaactgacagttggaccAGCGTGATTAAGTCTGTTAGCCACGCCAATACCTCTAAAATAATATAATCTGATAATAAAACTGAAGTGCATTTTCTGGTTTCAATTAAAGATGGGAAAgtcaaacattgtttttttttttcttaatgacatgcacagatgaaatgttcaccacaaaactagcaatgtgagctaacaaaatcatatggttagttttcaTTTCTTGGAGACTTTAACTCTGctatgactgactgactgactgaatgactgacaaatagacagacagattaaaAACCCTAATTGTTTTCTATGACAGTATAGAAAagacataaatgtgcaaatataccCCATTTATTGATTAGTCAAATCCTTCACCTGTTTATTATGCGTTTCCCTTCTTCATTCTGGATCTGCGTTCCACTTTCCTGTCCCCTGGAAAGACACTGCATGATCCCTCATGATTCACAGCAGACTTCTTGCGATGTCTTAGCTTATTTGTCTTTTTGGCTGAGTTTCCCCCTTCCATCTTCACCAAGCCCTCTCTGCAAGAAAACTCAGAAGAGGCCACAAGAGGAAGAGATGTAGGCCTGGTTGCTTGAGATACATCCGTGTCACCAGATTCAACAGTACATGAAGTGTATGTTTCCAAAACCAAATCATTGGAAGAACTGGTAGAGACAAAGCCAAGTCCTCCAGCCTCCAAAAGAGAATGTTTCACATCTTCAGAAAAGCTAGATCTTCCCAAGCGATGTCTAGCATGCAAGCCTCTCTCTATAGCTGCCACTGGCCTTCTCTTGTGCTTTGACTTTAGGTATTTCTGAGAGTGCTCTTTGTTCCTTTTTACCACTTGCTCAGGCACAACAGCATCTCTTATCTCACATCTTGGGTGAGCTTGAGTCAAGTTGATCTTCATAGAAGAAAACTGACTGGCACACTGCTCAACAAGGGAAGCTATACTGATGTCACTTCCTATTCCACATGTGCTTGCGGGAGATAGTAAGTCTCTGGTAATTGGCTGTGGAGTTAGATTGGACCTGGGCAAACTGGAACGGGCCCAAAGGTCTGAAGTCTTGATGTGCTCAATGAGGGACATACAAGAACGGCACAGGTGCAAATCTTTAGCTCCGTTTTTCAGGGAACTCTTGCAAGATTCACAAAGAGATTCCTTGTTTACAGCCAACACAAACAAAGACCTTATCCCAGAGCCAGGGGAGCTTACCACCGGGGACTGCAAATCTCCACCTGGAGTCATAGGAGAGTCGATATTGAATATCCTGAAACACACGCCACTTGTTGGGGTATTGGGCTGACTCTGTGGAGAGGCCAGGGATGACATCACTGTGTTTGTATCACATTTTAAGGGCAGAGCTTGTACACCTCGCTGACTTGGCTCTTTGAATTTAGCTGCATCTCTTATGCTATTAACAGTTCTTACTCTTCTTGGAGGTCTTCTAACCCTCGCTGACTTACTTTTGCATCTCAGACATAAATCCCCACCTTCTTCGCCATTCTTCTGTGAAGATCTCAGTTCTGATGGGTTGCTTTTGTCGGTCCTTTGGTTTATCCAATTAACTACACCCATAGCCAGAGATATCTCAGTGTCACAAAGCTTTAGTAGGCAATCCTTCCCCATCCATTTACTTTCCAGGAGCTCTTGTCCAACAAAGTCCCGGGCCAAAGATGGGGCAAGATTCTCCTCTGCTCCAACACGAAAGCTGTACATGGATAATGGAAGATCACTGCACTGGCCAACAATGCTGTCTGTTAGATCAATCTCATCATCAAATATTGGGGTAATCTCTGCATCGCTGGGGTCACAGAATAGCTCATAAAGAGCATCCCCACTGTACGTGTCCCTAGGGATCTTGCTGGAATGCACTGGAGTGAGGGAACTTCTGCTGTGGTCCTCATAACCAGGAGAAACATAATCACAGTAGCCCTCATCACTGGTGTTCCCTTGGTTGTCACTTTTGGGTGTTATCACTTTAGCATTAAGTTCCTTGATCTCTGGTTCTACAGGATGAGGTGTACTGGCTGTTATATCTGCAGACTTGGTTGTGGAAGGAGATATAGTGATTGGTGTTGTGGTTTTTGTTGCTGGTCCCATTGCTTTTGAACTTTGCTCTGAAAGCAAAGTTCTGTTCAGAGTTTCCCACAACCCAAACATGTCCAGTACATCAGCATTGGCTGGAGAGGCCAGACACTCTGTTCCTCCCTGGATGCCCAAAGTAGTAGGACTTTGCTTTGGAGCTTCACAAGCAACACTGTCATGCTGAGAGTTAAGAGCCCCATCAGGCGATACAAGATCATCAGCAAATATCTCACCACAACCAGCCTGAGATCCAAAGCTTTTTAACGAGGCAGCATCCTCGCAGACATTAGCACAAGATTCACTGGAAGAATCAGAGGGCGTCTCACTGAGTTCATCATTACACCTGCTCCCTGCAGTGCTACACTTTCTGTGTCTTGCTGCTTTTCTTGTCCGCATTAACATTGGAGCATTTTCACCAAAAACACGACTTGGTGTACTTGGTGGCGTAGCTTTCTCATTTTTGTAACTTTTGTGAACAAACAAGTCCTTAATAGCCTTTCTAGGTTTCCTCAGAGAGCTCCTCTTTTTTGGAATGGATTTGGCTATGCAGGGCACAAAGGGCACTTGAGGTGTAAGGTTACGATAATCAATGCTTTCATGACCGCTGCCAGATGTATCCTGATTCTCACGAAGCAACCTAAGAGGCGTCTCAAATCCTGGAAAGCTGACACTGGTAAGCAGCTTCTGGTGATGGCACCAGCTGGTCCCATCTTTATATCCAGGGTTCTTGGCTTGCTGCAGTCCCAGTCCTCTGATGCAATCATGAGTTTTGCTCCTTGTAACAGAGCTGCGGAGGTGTCTGTGACCTTCTGAGAGTGTGTCACTTACCCCTGAAGGGAGAATATCCATAGTGTCTGGCACAGGCAGTGAGGATGGGCTTTCATCAGTATTGTGTTCATTCACAAATCCATTATTCATGGTGATTTTTGATTTTTGCTCATCAGGCCGTTTACTTCGGCCATGTGCCTCATTTAACCTCTTCAGATCATCTGAAGGATCTTCGCTCTTTGACAGCTCCATGTTTTCATATACATAACTGTGACTAGATATGAGACAAATACAgaatgattatattattattaactgtcCTTTTATTCATCTATACTTTGGGtaagtttttcttttaaatttaatcATTTAGATGTCAATATTATTTCAGAAGATGCTTTCTGAACctggaaaagtgacagaaaatATAACActacaattatataaaaacaagaaACCAACAATGTATCCCTCTTAAATCACAAAACAAATTGAACTTTACTCAGCACACACTGTCTATTTTTCTTTCTGTAAGATATGAGTgagcttttttttgttattgtttgtttgacGTTGAAGAAATTATTCTGCATGCAATAGAAATTCACAACAAAAGGATcttcaaaaaaagaaatataaatttatttaattcttaACGCCATTCCAGAGAACCATAGCAAGTTAATCCATACACAATCTTTTTACACAAAATTCAGACGAGAGACAGTTTTAAAGAAGCAAGTAAAGACCCTTATGTCAGATCTCATCTGATCAttcaaataaaactgattttaaacaaattacaTGTTATTATAAAGCTACAACTGTATGTTGTGTTTCCCAACTGACGTAATGGGGACAAGTGCAAtagcatatatttatttaaaccaaTATTATGACAGTCTTTCTCAATGTTAAACAAATTCAACCACACATAGCCTACAGTATATATCTTAATGCAAAAAAGACAGCTTGATTTGTAGTAAGAAAAACGCATAATGTTACAAACAGCGATTAATCTTACTGAAACACGTATTTACTACAATCAATAACTCGTATTTGATCACACATGCTATTCTGTAAAGCATATAAACTAGGTCACACATGTATATTAAGACAATATTCAACATTACACGGCTTTTCTGTATTAATCATCAGTTCAATTAATCAATAACAGGTCATGATAATAGCAATTGAACCGATCACGAACGCCTCGCGCGACCGAAATTCCATTGATTTTTCTAGCAATAATTCCTATTTGTAACATGTTCTGTCCGCTGGCGTGCAGTCCGTTCTGTTTCATCCGTGCAACGCCTTTAAATACACGTTTTAGCCGTTAACAAAGTCCACCGCATTGTGATAATTAAACACAGTTGAATGGCACATCATGTTAACGCTCATTTATTACATACCTGCAGCAGATTGTGACAGAAGGCGTTTGGCGGGAGCTGGTGGTTCGCGCGCGCGCGTGACAGGAGAGGATGTTCTGGCTGTCAGCGCGCTCGTGTGCAGGCAATTacgacagccaatcagagcacaggAAAACCTGACCACAACATCAGTTACTCACTGATCGCAGGAATGGATGCAGAGAACGAGGAAGATTATCATACTCTGTGGACAGAGAAATACCACTGAATACATTTCGATGGGTGAAAAGAATACAAAGCTCTGTTCGTTTTTGGTTCAATCCTTAATTTCgttcattgttttgttcaatcctcATTCAAGCTTGAGCTTTGtccttattttaaaacattgaagGGTGTAGAAAATGCTAAATTCAACAAGAGTATAGACTGTTGCAAAGCCTTGAAATTGCCCCCCTTTTAAAGACGTTTGCATTTGAAGATACAGGTTTGTTTTCAATACCCCTTTGGATATAGCTCACTCACTATTTTCATGGGTTAGtgtaaaacttacatttttatttcctatcttattttattattactttctgTAATTGTTATTACTATAGCTGCagtatttgaaatattattattcaatactgcaaattgttattgttaaaaattttTGAAAAAATCAAATATCACTGATTATTAATGCAAGACTGGCATTTAGTTGATTTTCATGTCTAATCCTGCACTGAGCAATACATGT is a genomic window of Danio aesculapii chromosome 2, fDanAes4.1, whole genome shotgun sequence containing:
- the amer3 gene encoding uncharacterized protein amer3, which encodes MELSKSEDPSDDLKRLNEAHGRSKRPDEQKSKITMNNGFVNEHNTDESPSSLPVPDTMDILPSGVSDTLSEGHRHLRSSVTRSKTHDCIRGLGLQQAKNPGYKDGTSWCHHQKLLTSVSFPGFETPLRLLRENQDTSGSGHESIDYRNLTPQVPFVPCIAKSIPKKRSSLRKPRKAIKDLFVHKSYKNEKATPPSTPSRVFGENAPMLMRTRKAARHRKCSTAGSRCNDELSETPSDSSSESCANVCEDAASLKSFGSQAGCGEIFADDLVSPDGALNSQHDSVACEAPKQSPTTLGIQGGTECLASPANADVLDMFGLWETLNRTLLSEQSSKAMGPATKTTTPITISPSTTKSADITASTPHPVEPEIKELNAKVITPKSDNQGNTSDEGYCDYVSPGYEDHSRSSLTPVHSSKIPRDTYSGDALYELFCDPSDAEITPIFDDEIDLTDSIVGQCSDLPLSMYSFRVGAEENLAPSLARDFVGQELLESKWMGKDCLLKLCDTEISLAMGVVNWINQRTDKSNPSELRSSQKNGEEGGDLCLRCKSKSARVRRPPRRVRTVNSIRDAAKFKEPSQRGVQALPLKCDTNTVMSSLASPQSQPNTPTSGVCFRIFNIDSPMTPGGDLQSPVVSSPGSGIRSLFVLAVNKESLCESCKSSLKNGAKDLHLCRSCMSLIEHIKTSDLWARSSLPRSNLTPQPITRDLLSPASTCGIGSDISIASLVEQCASQFSSMKINLTQAHPRCEIRDAVVPEQVVKRNKEHSQKYLKSKHKRRPVAAIERGLHARHRLGRSSFSEDVKHSLLEAGGLGFVSTSSSNDLVLETYTSCTVESGDTDVSQATRPTSLPLVASSEFSCREGLVKMEGGNSAKKTNKLRHRKKSAVNHEGSCSVFPGDRKVERRSRMKKGNA